A stretch of Streptococcus chenjunshii DNA encodes these proteins:
- the rnc gene encoding ribonuclease III: MKNLEHKLLTDFKIRFSDASLLDTAFTHTSYANEHRLLNISHNERLEFLGDAVLQLLISQYLFKRYPQKAEGELSKRRSVIVREESLAGFSRQCGFDQFVKLGKGEEKSGGRSRDTILGDLFEAFLGALFLDQGLETVKVFLDQVMIPQVEKGNFERVKDYKTGLQELLQTQGDVFIDYRVVAESGPAHDKVFEVAVFVNERELSRGTGRSKKLAEQTAAKKALDQFQ, translated from the coding sequence ATGAAGAATTTAGAACATAAATTGTTAACTGATTTTAAGATTCGCTTTAGCGATGCGAGTTTATTGGATACGGCTTTTACGCATACGTCATATGCAAATGAACATCGTCTCCTAAACATTTCACACAATGAACGTTTGGAATTTTTAGGAGACGCGGTTCTGCAGCTGTTGATTTCTCAGTATTTATTTAAAAGGTACCCGCAAAAAGCTGAAGGGGAACTGTCTAAGCGGCGATCAGTGATTGTGCGTGAAGAAAGTTTGGCTGGTTTTTCACGCCAATGCGGTTTTGACCAGTTTGTCAAACTGGGGAAAGGAGAAGAAAAGTCTGGCGGCCGCAGCCGTGATACTATTTTAGGAGACCTTTTTGAAGCATTTTTAGGGGCGCTTTTTTTGGATCAGGGATTGGAGACTGTTAAAGTATTTTTAGATCAGGTGATGATTCCCCAAGTTGAAAAAGGCAATTTTGAACGTGTTAAGGATTATAAAACGGGGCTGCAGGAGCTGCTTCAGACTCAAGGGGATGTTTTTATTGATTACCGAGTTGTTGCTGAGTCCGGACCGGCACATGACAAAGTATTTGAAGTAGCTGTTTTTGTCAATGAAAGAGAACTCAGCCGCGGAACCGGCAGGTCGAAAAAATTAGCTGAGCAGACAGCTGCCAAAAAAGCTTTAGATCAATTCCAGTGA
- the vicK gene encoding cell wall metabolism sensor histidine kinase VicK, which yields MNNDIIGNLNTFELAILILLVFVAFYFIHLAIRDFRFSKNIRMLSDKVRNLITGNYTGDIKVTGDADMRELAEHLNDLSKVFQLTHENLAQEKNRLASILAYMTDGVLATDRTGQITMINEMAQKQLNLKREEALQLNIVDILGQDSPYSYSDLVAKTPELVLDQRNEFDEFITLRIRFALNRRESGFISGLVAVLHDTTEQEKEERERRLFVSNVSHELRTPLTSVKSYLEALDEGALKEDIAPSFIKVSLDETNRMMRMISDLLNLSRIDNQVTQLDIEMINFTAFMTSVLDRFDHIKNQESFGGKYYEIVRDYPNVPVWIEIDTDKMTQVLDNIINNAIKYSPDGANITISMKTTDTQLIIAVADEGLGIPKKDLPLIFDRFYRVDKARSRAQGGTGLGLAIAKEIIKQHQGFIWAKSEYGKGSTFTIVLPYEKSASTSIYEEWEEDSD from the coding sequence ATGAATAATGATATTATAGGCAATCTAAACACTTTTGAACTTGCTATTCTAATCCTGCTTGTTTTTGTGGCCTTTTACTTTATCCATCTGGCTATTCGCGACTTTCGTTTTTCTAAGAATATACGTATGCTCAGTGATAAAGTCAGGAATTTAATTACTGGCAATTACACGGGGGATATCAAAGTCACAGGTGATGCCGATATGCGGGAACTGGCCGAACACCTCAATGATCTGTCTAAAGTTTTTCAGCTCACCCATGAAAATCTGGCTCAGGAAAAAAACCGGCTGGCAAGTATTCTTGCTTATATGACTGACGGAGTGCTGGCTACTGACCGAACCGGGCAGATTACTATGATCAACGAGATGGCACAAAAACAGCTGAATTTAAAGCGTGAAGAGGCATTACAGCTGAATATTGTGGATATTTTAGGTCAAGACAGTCCCTACAGCTACAGCGATTTAGTAGCAAAAACGCCAGAGCTTGTTTTGGATCAGCGCAATGAATTTGATGAATTTATTACTTTGCGTATCCGCTTTGCCCTCAATCGGAGAGAAAGCGGCTTTATCTCAGGTCTGGTAGCTGTTTTGCACGATACCACAGAGCAGGAAAAAGAAGAACGCGAACGGCGCTTGTTTGTTTCAAATGTCAGTCATGAGCTGCGGACGCCTTTAACATCTGTAAAATCCTATCTGGAGGCTTTGGATGAGGGGGCACTCAAAGAGGATATCGCTCCCAGTTTCATCAAAGTTTCTTTGGATGAGACCAACCGGATGATGCGGATGATTTCTGATTTGCTGAATTTGTCCAGAATTGATAATCAAGTTACTCAGTTGGATATCGAAATGATTAATTTCACGGCCTTTATGACATCGGTGCTGGATCGTTTTGACCATATTAAAAATCAAGAGAGCTTTGGCGGGAAGTATTATGAGATTGTCCGTGATTATCCCAATGTACCTGTTTGGATTGAAATTGATACAGATAAAATGACTCAGGTGCTGGATAATATTATCAACAATGCTATAAAATATTCTCCGGACGGGGCCAATATTACAATCAGTATGAAAACAACAGACACCCAGCTGATTATCGCAGTTGCTGATGAAGGGCTGGGTATCCCTAAAAAAGATCTGCCCTTAATTTTTGACCGTTTTTACCGCGTCGATAAGGCTAGAAGCAGGGCTCAAGGAGGAACAGGGCTGGGTCTGGCTATTGCTAAGGAAATCATTAAGCAGCATCAAGGCTTTATATGGGCCAAGAGTGAATACGGGAAAGGTTCGACCTTTACCATTGTTTTGCCTTATGAAAAGTCTGCTAGTACTAGTATTTATGAAGAGTGGGAGGAAGACAGCGACTGA
- a CDS encoding MBL fold metallo-hydrolase has translation MSESGFKYSVLASGSSGNSFYLETDQKKILVDAGLTGKKITSLLAEINRKPEDLDAILITHEHSDHIKGVGVLARKYHLDLYANEKTWQVIDEHHMIGSVSQEQKHIFKRGSMMTFGDLDIESFGVSHDAAEPQFYRFMKDNKSFVMLTDTGYVSDRLAGLIENADAYLIESNHDIEILRSGSYPWRLKQRILSDRGHLSNDDGAQAMIRSIGNRTRKIYLGHLSKENNIKELAHMTMETSLLAADLGAGTDFKVFDTSPDTATPLTKI, from the coding sequence ATGTCAGAAAGCGGATTTAAGTACAGTGTTTTAGCATCAGGTTCCAGCGGTAACAGTTTTTATCTTGAAACTGACCAAAAAAAGATCTTGGTTGATGCTGGCCTGACTGGTAAGAAGATTACCAGTCTTTTAGCTGAAATCAACCGCAAACCGGAAGATCTTGATGCTATTTTAATTACACATGAGCACTCAGATCATATAAAAGGAGTCGGTGTTTTAGCGCGTAAATATCATTTGGACCTCTACGCCAATGAAAAAACGTGGCAGGTAATAGACGAACATCATATGATTGGTTCGGTCAGCCAAGAACAAAAGCATATTTTTAAACGCGGCAGCATGATGACTTTTGGCGACCTTGACATTGAAAGTTTCGGTGTCAGTCATGATGCAGCCGAGCCGCAGTTTTATCGGTTTATGAAAGATAATAAAAGTTTTGTCATGCTGACAGATACCGGGTATGTCAGTGACCGTTTAGCAGGCTTGATTGAAAACGCAGATGCTTACTTGATTGAATCGAATCATGATATTGAGATTCTTCGGTCCGGTTCGTATCCTTGGCGGCTCAAGCAGCGTATTCTGTCGGACAGAGGCCATCTGTCCAATGATGACGGTGCGCAGGCTATGATTCGGTCAATCGGCAATCGGACACGAAAGATCTACTTAGGCCATCTTAGTAAAGAAAACAATATTAAAGAGCTTGCACATATGACGATGGAGACCAGTCTTTTAGCCGCAGATTTAGGAGCTGGAACTGATTTTAAAGTTTTTGATACATCGCCTGATACAGCAACTCCTTTGACCAAAATTTAG
- the yycF gene encoding response regulator YycF: MKKILIVDDEKPISDIIKFNLAKEGYDTVTAFDGREALIKYEEEHPDLIILDLMLPELDGLEVAKEVRKTSHIPIIMLSAKDSEFDKVIGLEIGADDYVTKPFSNRELLARVKAHLRRTENIETAVAEENASAETPEITIGELQILPDAFVALKRGSEVELTHREFELLHHLATHIGQVMTREHLLETVWGYDYFGDVRTVDVTVRRLREKIEDTPSRPEYILTRRGVGYYMKSYE, translated from the coding sequence ATGAAGAAAATTCTTATCGTAGATGACGAGAAACCAATCTCTGATATTATCAAATTTAATTTAGCTAAAGAAGGTTATGATACAGTGACAGCCTTTGACGGCCGTGAAGCACTGATAAAATACGAAGAAGAACATCCAGATTTAATTATTCTCGATTTAATGTTGCCTGAACTAGATGGACTTGAAGTTGCCAAGGAAGTACGGAAAACCAGTCATATTCCTATTATTATGCTTTCTGCAAAAGACAGTGAATTTGATAAGGTAATCGGTCTTGAAATCGGAGCAGATGATTATGTAACAAAACCTTTTTCAAATCGTGAACTGTTGGCACGGGTCAAAGCCCATTTGCGTCGGACAGAAAATATTGAAACTGCAGTCGCAGAGGAGAATGCGTCAGCTGAAACACCGGAAATCACTATCGGCGAGCTGCAGATTTTGCCGGATGCTTTTGTTGCTTTGAAACGCGGCTCAGAGGTTGAACTGACTCACCGTGAATTTGAACTGCTGCACCATTTGGCAACACATATCGGTCAAGTGATGACAAGGGAGCATTTGCTTGAAACTGTCTGGGGCTATGATTATTTTGGTGATGTCAGAACCGTTGATGTCACTGTCAGACGTTTACGTGAGAAAATTGAGGATACTCCCAGTCGGCCGGAATATATTTTGACCAGACGCGGTGTCGGATATTATATGAAATCTTATGAATAA
- the smc gene encoding chromosome segregation protein SMC yields the protein MFLKEIEMQGFKSFADKTKITFDKGVTAVVGPNGSGKSNITESLRWALGESSAKSLRGGKMPDVIFAGTENRKALNYAQVTVVLDNSDGFIKEAKDEIRVERHIYRSGDSDYLIDGRKVRLRDVHDLFMDTGLGRDSFSIISQGRVEAIFNSKPEERRAIFEEAAGVLKYKTRKKETQSKLGQTQDNLDRLADIIYELETQIKPLEKQAQTAKEFLALEEQRKQLQLDILVEDIDNDKLKLDRSTQELEEVKKQLSVYYKERQNLETKNQTLKKRRHTISEEMNQKQTGLVELTRLLADTERRIDLINLESSQKQERQQEADQRLTALNAEAASLKSDLADKEEYLRQLSEKLTRLSAEIKELEAESERISSDPDQMLEKLRENFVQIMQKEADASNNLTAVLTEIDNQKQLSESQAEEIEQLQQELETAGQETENASANVAKAKNVLKELLDQYQNLSQQLQTDEKKYEDERAKMFALADSLRAKEARRDSLSAIIKNHSNFYAGVRAVLQNSAKLGGIIGAVSEHLSFPHDYQTAFEIVLGASSQHIIVADEAAAKRAIAYLKKNRQGRATFLPLTTIKPRELSSQNLSKLASCQGFLGAASELAVFSPDLEKIFKNLLGLTALFDTVDNANRAARLLRYQVRLVTLDGTEIRPGGSFSGGSSRQNSTSFVKPELEHLTAEIDAEKINQHKQEQLVGRLKQVLTEKKASLEEIKTEGETARLAEQRAELEYNRLSERLGDLQEVYQGLKAGSADQAKEHLNEEKEKFEQLLAGLAEKKEALTAEIEQIKENKGVLSQKADNLAQELAKARLDERELLSEKKFEEANKNRLKNNLTETETNIKELEVLLRDRLSLSADQELPKLQTQLSEAKARKEEDEKRLVQLRIELEDCEAQLEELSLAVQEANQQNEVFIRKQAQYEAEIEQISERLRISARSLAEDYQMTLDEAKTRAQTIEDSKLARQKLQTLRRQIKALGPINVDAIEQYDEVNERLLFLNSQKDDLVRAKNLLLETIHEMDDEVKNRFKVTFAAIRDSFKETFKQMFGGGSSDLFLTEGDLLTAGIEISVQPPGKKIQSLNLMSGGEKALSALALLFAIIRVRTIPFVILDEVEAALDEANVKRFGDYLNRFDKSSQFIVVTHRKGTMAAADSIYGVTMQESGVSKIVSVKLKEAEELLN from the coding sequence ATGTTTTTAAAAGAAATTGAAATGCAGGGCTTCAAATCCTTTGCGGATAAAACGAAGATTACCTTTGATAAAGGAGTGACAGCTGTTGTCGGTCCTAATGGTTCTGGCAAGAGCAATATTACTGAAAGTCTGCGCTGGGCACTGGGAGAATCCAGTGCCAAAAGCTTGCGCGGCGGCAAGATGCCCGATGTCATCTTTGCCGGAACTGAGAATCGTAAGGCGCTTAATTATGCTCAAGTTACGGTTGTTTTGGATAACAGTGATGGTTTTATTAAAGAGGCCAAAGACGAAATCCGTGTTGAGCGCCATATTTACCGCAGCGGTGACAGTGATTATCTGATTGACGGGCGTAAGGTACGTCTGCGTGATGTCCATGATTTATTCATGGATACCGGACTGGGGCGGGATTCTTTTTCTATTATTTCTCAAGGACGTGTTGAAGCTATTTTTAACAGTAAACCTGAGGAACGGCGTGCTATCTTTGAGGAGGCTGCCGGTGTTTTAAAATATAAAACCCGTAAAAAAGAAACTCAGAGTAAACTCGGTCAGACTCAAGATAATTTAGATCGTTTGGCAGATATTATTTATGAATTAGAAACTCAGATAAAGCCGCTCGAAAAACAAGCACAGACGGCAAAAGAATTTTTAGCGCTGGAAGAGCAGCGTAAACAGCTCCAGTTGGATATCCTGGTAGAAGATATTGATAATGATAAATTGAAGCTGGACCGCAGTACCCAAGAACTTGAAGAGGTCAAGAAACAATTATCGGTCTATTATAAGGAGCGTCAGAATTTAGAAACTAAGAATCAAACGTTGAAAAAACGCCGGCATACCATTTCGGAAGAAATGAACCAGAAACAGACTGGTCTGGTCGAACTTACGCGGCTGCTTGCTGACACTGAACGGCGAATTGATTTGATTAATTTGGAATCCAGCCAAAAACAAGAGCGCCAACAGGAAGCAGATCAGCGTTTGACTGCCCTTAATGCAGAGGCTGCTTCTTTAAAAAGTGATTTAGCGGATAAAGAAGAATACCTGCGGCAATTATCGGAGAAGCTGACCCGTCTGTCTGCTGAAATAAAGGAACTGGAAGCCGAATCAGAACGCATTTCATCCGATCCGGATCAGATGTTGGAAAAGCTGCGTGAAAACTTTGTGCAAATAATGCAGAAAGAAGCTGATGCTTCCAATAATTTAACGGCTGTTTTGACAGAGATAGACAATCAGAAACAGCTGTCAGAATCGCAGGCTGAGGAAATTGAACAGCTTCAGCAGGAACTGGAAACAGCCGGTCAGGAGACTGAAAATGCCTCGGCCAATGTTGCAAAGGCTAAGAACGTACTGAAAGAACTGCTGGACCAATATCAAAATCTTTCTCAGCAGCTTCAAACAGATGAAAAGAAGTATGAAGATGAACGCGCAAAAATGTTTGCTCTGGCCGATTCGCTTAGGGCAAAGGAAGCTAGACGGGACAGCTTGTCGGCTATAATAAAAAATCATAGTAACTTTTATGCTGGGGTCAGAGCAGTGCTGCAAAACTCAGCAAAGCTCGGTGGTATTATTGGCGCAGTCAGTGAACATTTAAGCTTTCCGCATGATTACCAGACCGCATTTGAAATTGTTCTGGGGGCGAGCAGCCAGCATATTATTGTAGCTGATGAAGCTGCCGCAAAGCGGGCTATCGCTTACCTGAAAAAGAACAGACAGGGACGAGCTACTTTTCTGCCTTTGACGACGATTAAACCCAGAGAGCTGTCATCGCAGAATCTCTCTAAGCTGGCATCTTGTCAAGGCTTTCTGGGTGCAGCCAGCGAACTGGCAGTTTTTTCGCCTGATTTAGAAAAGATATTTAAAAACCTTTTAGGTCTAACTGCCCTCTTTGATACCGTTGACAATGCTAATCGCGCTGCCCGCCTCCTCAGATATCAGGTTCGTCTGGTGACACTTGACGGGACAGAAATCCGCCCGGGTGGTTCTTTTTCTGGCGGCAGCAGTCGTCAAAACAGCACAAGCTTTGTTAAGCCTGAACTGGAACATTTGACAGCTGAGATCGATGCCGAAAAGATCAATCAGCATAAACAGGAACAGCTGGTTGGCAGACTGAAACAGGTTCTGACAGAAAAGAAAGCGTCTCTGGAAGAAATAAAAACGGAAGGAGAAACAGCCCGTTTAGCTGAACAAAGGGCTGAACTGGAATATAATCGGCTGTCAGAGCGGCTCGGCGACTTGCAGGAAGTTTATCAGGGGCTGAAAGCCGGCAGTGCTGATCAGGCAAAAGAGCACTTAAACGAAGAAAAGGAAAAATTTGAGCAGCTTTTAGCTGGTTTAGCTGAGAAAAAAGAAGCATTGACAGCTGAAATTGAGCAAATCAAGGAGAATAAGGGTGTCCTCAGTCAAAAAGCGGATAATCTGGCTCAGGAATTAGCCAAGGCAAGGCTTGATGAGCGTGAGCTGCTCAGCGAAAAGAAATTCGAAGAAGCTAATAAAAACCGTTTAAAAAACAATCTGACGGAGACAGAAACGAATATTAAAGAGCTGGAAGTCCTTTTAAGAGACCGGCTTAGTCTTTCAGCTGATCAAGAGCTGCCGAAACTGCAGACACAGCTGTCAGAAGCCAAAGCAAGGAAAGAAGAGGATGAAAAACGTTTAGTCCAGCTCCGTATTGAACTGGAGGATTGCGAAGCTCAGCTTGAGGAACTATCACTGGCTGTTCAGGAGGCTAACCAGCAAAACGAAGTTTTTATCCGCAAGCAAGCTCAATATGAAGCGGAGATTGAACAGATTTCAGAAAGACTGAGGATTTCTGCCCGCAGTCTGGCAGAGGATTACCAGATGACCTTGGATGAAGCTAAAACTAGGGCCCAAACCATTGAAGACAGTAAACTAGCAAGGCAAAAGCTGCAGACGCTGCGGCGTCAGATCAAAGCTTTGGGGCCGATTAATGTCGATGCGATCGAGCAATATGATGAAGTTAACGAGCGTCTTCTTTTTCTAAACAGCCAAAAGGACGATTTGGTTCGGGCTAAAAATCTGCTGCTTGAAACCATTCATGAGATGGATGATGAAGTTAAAAACCGTTTTAAAGTCACTTTTGCAGCTATCCGTGACAGCTTCAAAGAAACCTTTAAGCAAATGTTTGGCGGCGGTTCCAGCGATCTCTTCTTAACCGAAGGCGATCTTTTAACAGCTGGTATCGAGATTTCCGTACAGCCGCCAGGTAAGAAAATTCAATCGCTCAATTTGATGAGCGGTGGCGAAAAAGCTTTGTCTGCCTTAGCGCTATTATTTGCGATTATTCGCGTCAGAACGATTCCTTTTGTTATACTTGATGAAGTGGAGGCTGCCCTTGATGAGGCAAATGTTAAACGATTCGGAGATTATCTCAACCGTTTTGACAAATCCAGCCAGTTTATCGTGGTGACTCACCGTAAAGGGACAATGGCTGCAGCTGACAGTATTTATGGGGTCACTATGCAGGAATCAGGTGTGTCAAAAATTGTTTCTGTCAAACTCAAAGAAGCGGAAGAACTGCTTAATTAG